A stretch of Polypterus senegalus isolate Bchr_013 chromosome 3, ASM1683550v1, whole genome shotgun sequence DNA encodes these proteins:
- the LOC120526928 gene encoding mannose-binding protein C-like: protein MKIITKLEEQIQALKLSISNLDKRILFTHWSKYGQKRFAAKDDELNFEGGVKLCQEAGGQIATPTSIEENTALTKLIKSDGMAYLGLNDRKTEGTFQDISGSPVKFISWAPGEPSNDQADKDCSVITSDGTWSVVLCTGSYTIICQFTEY, encoded by the exons ATGAAGATCATCACAAAACTGGAAGAACAAATTCAAGCATTGAAGCTCAGTATCTCTAATCTGGATAAGC GCATTCTGTTTACCCACTGGAGCAAATATGGACAGAAGAGATTTGCTGCCAAAGACGATGAGCTAAACTTTGAAGGGGGTGTGAAGCTCTGCCAAGAAGCCGGTGGACAAATTGCCACACCAACCAGTATTGAAGAGAACACGGCCTTAACGAAGCTCATTAAATCAGACGGAATGGCATACCTTGGCCTGAATGATAGGAAAACAGAAGGCACGTTTCAAGACATCAGCGGTAGTCCCGTGAAATTCATTAGCTGGGCACCAGGGGAGCCCAGTAATGACCAAGCCGACAAGGACTGCTCTGTGATAACGTCTGACGGGACTTGGAGTGTCGTTCTGTGTACTGGGAGCTATACCATAATTTGTCAGTTTACGGAATATTAA